One genomic region from Gossypium hirsutum isolate 1008001.06 chromosome D13, Gossypium_hirsutum_v2.1, whole genome shotgun sequence encodes:
- the LOC107918545 gene encoding ecotropic viral integration site 5 protein homolog isoform X1, whose translation MTYSTTTTTATTTTKTVNPHLTFEHKRDAYGFAVRPQHVQRYREYANIYREEEEERSGRWNDFLERQADYAQLLTNEMPSEGRKEVSHIEVAEDGNNEARKGVEGDDLCKKKLGSDSLSAEKEKVLPAPEKRGRQTAIWTEIRPSLRAIEDMMSTRVKKGRLSEEEQETSRAKPLSPAEDARFTKGSSEDDSEDESFYAERSDPVQDAPTLDRTGTIRGAAANAAPTESSFPWKEELKVLVRGGVPMALRGEIWQAFVGVRRRRVENYYQNLLANETNSGDNTNQKSNQSDGKGSATRSACGPEKWKGQIEKDLPRTFPGHPALDDDGRNALRRLLTAYARHNPSVGYCQAMNFFAAFLLLLMPEENAFWTLKGIIDEYFDGYFSEEMIESQVDQLVFEELVRERFPKLGLFFQYSSFLVFEISQMFSFHHVFLGRQFMIDNFMFIAVSHLDHLGVQVAWVTGPWFLSIFMNMLPWESVLRVWDVFLFEGNRVMLFRTALALIEFYGPELLTTKDAGDAVTLLQSLASSTFDSSQLVLSACMGYENVNEQVLLELREKHRSVVKAAVDERLRGLQIWRESQGRASKLYGFKQDSKSALRKTNKTGELVDSKTNGDLSRSKSESMNADENLLCLTRDAKSDSVPDLQQQVVGLKVELCRLLEEKRSAVLRSDELETALMEMVKQDNRRQLCARVEQLEQEVGELRKALFEKTEQETAMLQILMQFEQDQKETEDACRFAEQNAAAQRYSVEVLQEKYEKAIAALAEMEKRAVMAESMVEATLHYHSGQNKAQPSLSPRSPQPNSPPRNNQEVQQENPASKLNLLARPFVLGWRDRIKGKISNAYRPNDGKSSSEDQNTATQQETNTKENTAENTDDKEANGNEAHVFSRIMSLNCQKSTSWREAWK comes from the exons ATGACATATTCCACCACCACTACCACCGCAACCACCACCACCAAAACCGTGAACCCCCATTTAACCTTCGAACACAAGAG gGATGCGTATGGATTTGCTGTGAGGCCTCAGCATGTTCAAAGATACCGAGAATATGCTAATATCTACAGG GAAGAAGAGGAGGAAAGATCAGGTAGGTGGAATGATTTCTTGGAACGCCAAGCAGATTATGCTCAATTGCTTACCAATGAGATGCCCTCGGAGGGAAGAAAGGAGGTCTCGCACATTGAAGTTGCAGAGGATGGGAATAATGAAGCACGAAAGGGAGTTGAAGGAGATGATTTATGCAAAAAGAAGTTGGGTTCTGATAGTCTGTCTGCAGAAAAAGAGAAGGTGCTGCCAGCACCAGAGAAAAGAGGTCGTCAAACTGCAATATGGACTGAAATTAGACCATCCCTTCGGGCCATTGAAGATATGATGAGTACTCGCGTAAAGAAAGGCCGTTTATCTGAAGAAGAGCAAGAAACCAGTCGAGCAAAGCCATTATCTCCTGCAGAAGATGCTAGATTCACTAAGGGATCATCAGAAGATGATtctgaggatgaatctttttatGCTGAGAGATCTGACCCAGTTCAGGATGCCCCTACACTTGACAGAACCGGCACTATAAGAGGTGCTGCTGCAAATGCAGCTCCTACAGAATCTTCATTTCCCTGGAAAGAAGAGTTGAAAGTTCTTGTCCGTGGTGGAGTGCCAATGGCTCTTAGGGGAGAG ATTTGGCAAGCCTTTGTTGGTGTAAGGAGACGCCGAGTAGAAAATTATTACCAGAATCTGCTTGCCAATGAAACTAACTCTGGCGATAACACCAATCAAAAGAGCAACCAGTCAGATGGTAAGGGTTCAGCCACCAGGTCTGCATGTGGGCCTGAGAAATGGAAGGGGCAGATTGAGAAG GATTTGCCACGAACGTTCCCTGGTCACCCTGCTCTGGATGATGATGGTAGAAATGCTTTGCGACGTTTACTTACAGCCTATGCTCGACATAACCCCTCTGTTGGATACTGTCAG GCCATGAATTTCTTTGCTGCCTTTTTACTCCTCTTGATGCCTGAAGAAAATGCGTTCTG GACTTTGAAGGGTATTATTGATGAGTATTTTGATGGCTATTTCTCGGAGGAAATGATTGAGTCTCAG GTTGACCAACTTGTTTTTGAAGAGTTGGTGCGTGAGAGATTTCCAAAACTTGGTTTGTTTTTTCAATATTCGTCCTTTCTTGTGTTCGAAATTTCTCAGATGTTCTCTTTCCATCATGTTTTTTTGGGCAGGCAGTTTATGATTGACAATTTCATGTTTATTGCAGTCAGTCATCTAGATCACCTGGGAGTACAAGTGGCATGGGTTACTGGACCATGGTTCCTTTCCATTTTTATGAACATGCTTCCATGGGAAAGCG TGCTTCGAGTCTGGGATGTGTTCCTATTTGAAGGAAATCGTGTTATGCTGTTTAGGACAGCACTTGCTCTTATAGAGTTTTACG GCCCTGAATTACTTACAACTAAGGATGCGGGAGATGCAGTTACTTTACTACAATCATTAGCTAGCTCAACATTTGACAGCAGTCAACTCGTATTGTCAGCTTGTATGGGTTACGAAAATGTAAATGAACAAGTATTACTTGAGTTAAGGGAGAAGCACCGGTCAGTTGTAAAAGCTGCAGTTGATGAAAGATTAAGGGGGCTTCAAATTTGGAGGGAATCACAGGGCCGGGCATCTAAGCTATATGGTTTTAAGCAAGATTCTAAGTCAGCGCTTAGGAAAACAAATAAGACAGGAGAATTGGTTGATTCAAAAACTAATGGAGATCTTTCACGTTCCAAGTCCGAATCAATGAATGCGGATGAAAATCTTCTTTGTCTGACAAGAGATGCTAAGTCGGATTCTGTTCCAGATCTTCAACAGCAG GTTGTAGGGTTAAAGGTCGAGTTGTGCAGGTTGCTGGAAGAGAAAAGATCAGCTGTTCTCag ATCTGATGAACTGGAGACAGCATTGATGGAAATGGTTAAGCAGGACAATCGACGCCAATTATGTGCTAGG GTAGAGCAATTAGAGCAAGAAGTTGGTGAGCTTCGTAAGGCACTGTTTGAGAAGACTGAACAAGAAACTGCAATGCTTCAG ATCCTAATGCAATTTGAGCAAGATCAAAAGGAAACAGAAGATGCTTGTAGATTTGCCGAACAAAATGCAGCTGCACAGAGATATTCTGTTGAAGTGCTTCAG GAAAAGTATGAAAAGGCCATTGCTGCGCTTGCTGAAATGGAGAAAAGAGCGGTAATGGCAGAATCAATGGTGGAAGCTACCTTACATTACCATTCTGGACAAAATAAAGCTCAGCCATCTCTTTCTCCACG ATCACCCCAGCCAAATTCACCACCACGCAACAATCAAGAGGTACAACAAGAGAATCCCGCCAGCAAGCTTAATTTACTTGCTCGACCATTTGTACTTGGCTGGCGCGACAGAATCAAG GGAAAGATCAGTAATGCTTATCGACCAAATGATGGGAAGTCCTCTAGTGAAGATCAGAATACTGCAACACAGCAGGAAACAAACACTAAGGAAAACACCGCCGAGAATACAGATGACAAGGAAGCAAATGGCAACGAAGCTCATG
- the LOC107918545 gene encoding ecotropic viral integration site 5 protein homolog isoform X4: protein MTYSTTTTTATTTTKTVNPHLTFEHKRDAYGFAVRPQHVQRYREYANIYREEEEERSGRWNDFLERQADYAQLLTNEMPSEGRKEVSHIEVAEDGNNEARKGVEGDDLCKKKLGSDSLSAEKEKVLPAPEKRGRQTAIWTEIRPSLRAIEDMMSTRVKKGRLSEEEQETSRAKPLSPAEDARFTKGSSEDDSEDESFYAERSDPVQDAPTLDRTGTIRGAAANAAPTESSFPWKEELKVLVRGGVPMALRGEIWQAFVGVRRRRVENYYQNLLANETNSGDNTNQKSNQSDGKGSATRSACGPEKWKGQIEKDLPRTFPGHPALDDDGRNALRRLLTAYARHNPSVGYCQAMNFFAAFLLLLMPEENAFWTLKGIIDEYFDGYFSEEMIESQVDQLVFEELVRERFPKLVSHLDHLGVQVAWVTGPWFLSIFMNMLPWESVLRVWDVFLFEGNRVMLFRTALALIEFYGPELLTTKDAGDAVTLLQSLASSTFDSSQLVLSACMGYENVNEQVLLELREKHRSVVKAAVDERLRGLQIWRESQGRASKLYGFKQDSKSALRKTNKTGELVDSKTNGDLSRSKSESMNADENLLCLTRDAKSDSVPDLQQQVVGLKVELCRLLEEKRSAVLRSDELETALMEMVKQDNRRQLCARVEQLEQEVGELRKALFEKTEQETAMLQILMQFEQDQKETEDACRFAEQNAAAQRYSVEVLQEKYEKAIAALAEMEKRAVMAESMVEATLHYHSGQNKAQPSLSPRSPQPNSPPRNNQEVQQENPASKLNLLARPFVLGWRDRIKGKISNAYRPNDGKSSSEDQNTATQQETNTKENTAENTDDKEANGNEAHVFSRIMSLNCQKSTSWREAWK from the exons ATGACATATTCCACCACCACTACCACCGCAACCACCACCACCAAAACCGTGAACCCCCATTTAACCTTCGAACACAAGAG gGATGCGTATGGATTTGCTGTGAGGCCTCAGCATGTTCAAAGATACCGAGAATATGCTAATATCTACAGG GAAGAAGAGGAGGAAAGATCAGGTAGGTGGAATGATTTCTTGGAACGCCAAGCAGATTATGCTCAATTGCTTACCAATGAGATGCCCTCGGAGGGAAGAAAGGAGGTCTCGCACATTGAAGTTGCAGAGGATGGGAATAATGAAGCACGAAAGGGAGTTGAAGGAGATGATTTATGCAAAAAGAAGTTGGGTTCTGATAGTCTGTCTGCAGAAAAAGAGAAGGTGCTGCCAGCACCAGAGAAAAGAGGTCGTCAAACTGCAATATGGACTGAAATTAGACCATCCCTTCGGGCCATTGAAGATATGATGAGTACTCGCGTAAAGAAAGGCCGTTTATCTGAAGAAGAGCAAGAAACCAGTCGAGCAAAGCCATTATCTCCTGCAGAAGATGCTAGATTCACTAAGGGATCATCAGAAGATGATtctgaggatgaatctttttatGCTGAGAGATCTGACCCAGTTCAGGATGCCCCTACACTTGACAGAACCGGCACTATAAGAGGTGCTGCTGCAAATGCAGCTCCTACAGAATCTTCATTTCCCTGGAAAGAAGAGTTGAAAGTTCTTGTCCGTGGTGGAGTGCCAATGGCTCTTAGGGGAGAG ATTTGGCAAGCCTTTGTTGGTGTAAGGAGACGCCGAGTAGAAAATTATTACCAGAATCTGCTTGCCAATGAAACTAACTCTGGCGATAACACCAATCAAAAGAGCAACCAGTCAGATGGTAAGGGTTCAGCCACCAGGTCTGCATGTGGGCCTGAGAAATGGAAGGGGCAGATTGAGAAG GATTTGCCACGAACGTTCCCTGGTCACCCTGCTCTGGATGATGATGGTAGAAATGCTTTGCGACGTTTACTTACAGCCTATGCTCGACATAACCCCTCTGTTGGATACTGTCAG GCCATGAATTTCTTTGCTGCCTTTTTACTCCTCTTGATGCCTGAAGAAAATGCGTTCTG GACTTTGAAGGGTATTATTGATGAGTATTTTGATGGCTATTTCTCGGAGGAAATGATTGAGTCTCAG GTTGACCAACTTGTTTTTGAAGAGTTGGTGCGTGAGAGATTTCCAAAACTTG TCAGTCATCTAGATCACCTGGGAGTACAAGTGGCATGGGTTACTGGACCATGGTTCCTTTCCATTTTTATGAACATGCTTCCATGGGAAAGCG TGCTTCGAGTCTGGGATGTGTTCCTATTTGAAGGAAATCGTGTTATGCTGTTTAGGACAGCACTTGCTCTTATAGAGTTTTACG GCCCTGAATTACTTACAACTAAGGATGCGGGAGATGCAGTTACTTTACTACAATCATTAGCTAGCTCAACATTTGACAGCAGTCAACTCGTATTGTCAGCTTGTATGGGTTACGAAAATGTAAATGAACAAGTATTACTTGAGTTAAGGGAGAAGCACCGGTCAGTTGTAAAAGCTGCAGTTGATGAAAGATTAAGGGGGCTTCAAATTTGGAGGGAATCACAGGGCCGGGCATCTAAGCTATATGGTTTTAAGCAAGATTCTAAGTCAGCGCTTAGGAAAACAAATAAGACAGGAGAATTGGTTGATTCAAAAACTAATGGAGATCTTTCACGTTCCAAGTCCGAATCAATGAATGCGGATGAAAATCTTCTTTGTCTGACAAGAGATGCTAAGTCGGATTCTGTTCCAGATCTTCAACAGCAG GTTGTAGGGTTAAAGGTCGAGTTGTGCAGGTTGCTGGAAGAGAAAAGATCAGCTGTTCTCag ATCTGATGAACTGGAGACAGCATTGATGGAAATGGTTAAGCAGGACAATCGACGCCAATTATGTGCTAGG GTAGAGCAATTAGAGCAAGAAGTTGGTGAGCTTCGTAAGGCACTGTTTGAGAAGACTGAACAAGAAACTGCAATGCTTCAG ATCCTAATGCAATTTGAGCAAGATCAAAAGGAAACAGAAGATGCTTGTAGATTTGCCGAACAAAATGCAGCTGCACAGAGATATTCTGTTGAAGTGCTTCAG GAAAAGTATGAAAAGGCCATTGCTGCGCTTGCTGAAATGGAGAAAAGAGCGGTAATGGCAGAATCAATGGTGGAAGCTACCTTACATTACCATTCTGGACAAAATAAAGCTCAGCCATCTCTTTCTCCACG ATCACCCCAGCCAAATTCACCACCACGCAACAATCAAGAGGTACAACAAGAGAATCCCGCCAGCAAGCTTAATTTACTTGCTCGACCATTTGTACTTGGCTGGCGCGACAGAATCAAG GGAAAGATCAGTAATGCTTATCGACCAAATGATGGGAAGTCCTCTAGTGAAGATCAGAATACTGCAACACAGCAGGAAACAAACACTAAGGAAAACACCGCCGAGAATACAGATGACAAGGAAGCAAATGGCAACGAAGCTCATG
- the LOC107918545 gene encoding ecotropic viral integration site 5 protein homolog isoform X3: protein MLFSTVTRQSSDADFRDAYGFAVRPQHVQRYREYANIYREEEEERSGRWNDFLERQADYAQLLTNEMPSEGRKEVSHIEVAEDGNNEARKGVEGDDLCKKKLGSDSLSAEKEKVLPAPEKRGRQTAIWTEIRPSLRAIEDMMSTRVKKGRLSEEEQETSRAKPLSPAEDARFTKGSSEDDSEDESFYAERSDPVQDAPTLDRTGTIRGAAANAAPTESSFPWKEELKVLVRGGVPMALRGEIWQAFVGVRRRRVENYYQNLLANETNSGDNTNQKSNQSDGKGSATRSACGPEKWKGQIEKDLPRTFPGHPALDDDGRNALRRLLTAYARHNPSVGYCQAMNFFAAFLLLLMPEENAFWTLKGIIDEYFDGYFSEEMIESQVDQLVFEELVRERFPKLGLFFQYSSFLVFEISQMFSFHHVFLGRQFMIDNFMFIAVSHLDHLGVQVAWVTGPWFLSIFMNMLPWESVLRVWDVFLFEGNRVMLFRTALALIEFYGPELLTTKDAGDAVTLLQSLASSTFDSSQLVLSACMGYENVNEQVLLELREKHRSVVKAAVDERLRGLQIWRESQGRASKLYGFKQDSKSALRKTNKTGELVDSKTNGDLSRSKSESMNADENLLCLTRDAKSDSVPDLQQQVVGLKVELCRLLEEKRSAVLRSDELETALMEMVKQDNRRQLCARVEQLEQEVGELRKALFEKTEQETAMLQILMQFEQDQKETEDACRFAEQNAAAQRYSVEVLQEKYEKAIAALAEMEKRAVMAESMVEATLHYHSGQNKAQPSLSPRSPQPNSPPRNNQEVQQENPASKLNLLARPFVLGWRDRIKGKISNAYRPNDGKSSSEDQNTATQQETNTKENTAENTDDKEANGNEAHVFSRIMSLNCQKSTSWREAWK, encoded by the exons ATGTTGTTTTCTACCGTAACTCGGCAGTCTTCGGATGCCGATTTCAG gGATGCGTATGGATTTGCTGTGAGGCCTCAGCATGTTCAAAGATACCGAGAATATGCTAATATCTACAGG GAAGAAGAGGAGGAAAGATCAGGTAGGTGGAATGATTTCTTGGAACGCCAAGCAGATTATGCTCAATTGCTTACCAATGAGATGCCCTCGGAGGGAAGAAAGGAGGTCTCGCACATTGAAGTTGCAGAGGATGGGAATAATGAAGCACGAAAGGGAGTTGAAGGAGATGATTTATGCAAAAAGAAGTTGGGTTCTGATAGTCTGTCTGCAGAAAAAGAGAAGGTGCTGCCAGCACCAGAGAAAAGAGGTCGTCAAACTGCAATATGGACTGAAATTAGACCATCCCTTCGGGCCATTGAAGATATGATGAGTACTCGCGTAAAGAAAGGCCGTTTATCTGAAGAAGAGCAAGAAACCAGTCGAGCAAAGCCATTATCTCCTGCAGAAGATGCTAGATTCACTAAGGGATCATCAGAAGATGATtctgaggatgaatctttttatGCTGAGAGATCTGACCCAGTTCAGGATGCCCCTACACTTGACAGAACCGGCACTATAAGAGGTGCTGCTGCAAATGCAGCTCCTACAGAATCTTCATTTCCCTGGAAAGAAGAGTTGAAAGTTCTTGTCCGTGGTGGAGTGCCAATGGCTCTTAGGGGAGAG ATTTGGCAAGCCTTTGTTGGTGTAAGGAGACGCCGAGTAGAAAATTATTACCAGAATCTGCTTGCCAATGAAACTAACTCTGGCGATAACACCAATCAAAAGAGCAACCAGTCAGATGGTAAGGGTTCAGCCACCAGGTCTGCATGTGGGCCTGAGAAATGGAAGGGGCAGATTGAGAAG GATTTGCCACGAACGTTCCCTGGTCACCCTGCTCTGGATGATGATGGTAGAAATGCTTTGCGACGTTTACTTACAGCCTATGCTCGACATAACCCCTCTGTTGGATACTGTCAG GCCATGAATTTCTTTGCTGCCTTTTTACTCCTCTTGATGCCTGAAGAAAATGCGTTCTG GACTTTGAAGGGTATTATTGATGAGTATTTTGATGGCTATTTCTCGGAGGAAATGATTGAGTCTCAG GTTGACCAACTTGTTTTTGAAGAGTTGGTGCGTGAGAGATTTCCAAAACTTGGTTTGTTTTTTCAATATTCGTCCTTTCTTGTGTTCGAAATTTCTCAGATGTTCTCTTTCCATCATGTTTTTTTGGGCAGGCAGTTTATGATTGACAATTTCATGTTTATTGCAGTCAGTCATCTAGATCACCTGGGAGTACAAGTGGCATGGGTTACTGGACCATGGTTCCTTTCCATTTTTATGAACATGCTTCCATGGGAAAGCG TGCTTCGAGTCTGGGATGTGTTCCTATTTGAAGGAAATCGTGTTATGCTGTTTAGGACAGCACTTGCTCTTATAGAGTTTTACG GCCCTGAATTACTTACAACTAAGGATGCGGGAGATGCAGTTACTTTACTACAATCATTAGCTAGCTCAACATTTGACAGCAGTCAACTCGTATTGTCAGCTTGTATGGGTTACGAAAATGTAAATGAACAAGTATTACTTGAGTTAAGGGAGAAGCACCGGTCAGTTGTAAAAGCTGCAGTTGATGAAAGATTAAGGGGGCTTCAAATTTGGAGGGAATCACAGGGCCGGGCATCTAAGCTATATGGTTTTAAGCAAGATTCTAAGTCAGCGCTTAGGAAAACAAATAAGACAGGAGAATTGGTTGATTCAAAAACTAATGGAGATCTTTCACGTTCCAAGTCCGAATCAATGAATGCGGATGAAAATCTTCTTTGTCTGACAAGAGATGCTAAGTCGGATTCTGTTCCAGATCTTCAACAGCAG GTTGTAGGGTTAAAGGTCGAGTTGTGCAGGTTGCTGGAAGAGAAAAGATCAGCTGTTCTCag ATCTGATGAACTGGAGACAGCATTGATGGAAATGGTTAAGCAGGACAATCGACGCCAATTATGTGCTAGG GTAGAGCAATTAGAGCAAGAAGTTGGTGAGCTTCGTAAGGCACTGTTTGAGAAGACTGAACAAGAAACTGCAATGCTTCAG ATCCTAATGCAATTTGAGCAAGATCAAAAGGAAACAGAAGATGCTTGTAGATTTGCCGAACAAAATGCAGCTGCACAGAGATATTCTGTTGAAGTGCTTCAG GAAAAGTATGAAAAGGCCATTGCTGCGCTTGCTGAAATGGAGAAAAGAGCGGTAATGGCAGAATCAATGGTGGAAGCTACCTTACATTACCATTCTGGACAAAATAAAGCTCAGCCATCTCTTTCTCCACG ATCACCCCAGCCAAATTCACCACCACGCAACAATCAAGAGGTACAACAAGAGAATCCCGCCAGCAAGCTTAATTTACTTGCTCGACCATTTGTACTTGGCTGGCGCGACAGAATCAAG GGAAAGATCAGTAATGCTTATCGACCAAATGATGGGAAGTCCTCTAGTGAAGATCAGAATACTGCAACACAGCAGGAAACAAACACTAAGGAAAACACCGCCGAGAATACAGATGACAAGGAAGCAAATGGCAACGAAGCTCATG
- the LOC107918545 gene encoding ecotropic viral integration site 5 protein homolog isoform X5 — protein sequence MLFSTVTRQSSDADFRDAYGFAVRPQHVQRYREYANIYREEEEERSGRWNDFLERQADYAQLLTNEMPSEGRKEVSHIEVAEDGNNEARKGVEGDDLCKKKLGSDSLSAEKEKVLPAPEKRGRQTAIWTEIRPSLRAIEDMMSTRVKKGRLSEEEQETSRAKPLSPAEDARFTKGSSEDDSEDESFYAERSDPVQDAPTLDRTGTIRGAAANAAPTESSFPWKEELKVLVRGGVPMALRGEIWQAFVGVRRRRVENYYQNLLANETNSGDNTNQKSNQSDGKGSATRSACGPEKWKGQIEKDLPRTFPGHPALDDDGRNALRRLLTAYARHNPSVGYCQAMNFFAAFLLLLMPEENAFWTLKGIIDEYFDGYFSEEMIESQVDQLVFEELVRERFPKLVSHLDHLGVQVAWVTGPWFLSIFMNMLPWESVLRVWDVFLFEGNRVMLFRTALALIEFYGPELLTTKDAGDAVTLLQSLASSTFDSSQLVLSACMGYENVNEQVLLELREKHRSVVKAAVDERLRGLQIWRESQGRASKLYGFKQDSKSALRKTNKTGELVDSKTNGDLSRSKSESMNADENLLCLTRDAKSDSVPDLQQQVVGLKVELCRLLEEKRSAVLRSDELETALMEMVKQDNRRQLCARVEQLEQEVGELRKALFEKTEQETAMLQILMQFEQDQKETEDACRFAEQNAAAQRYSVEVLQEKYEKAIAALAEMEKRAVMAESMVEATLHYHSGQNKAQPSLSPRSPQPNSPPRNNQEVQQENPASKLNLLARPFVLGWRDRIKGKISNAYRPNDGKSSSEDQNTATQQETNTKENTAENTDDKEANGNEAHVFSRIMSLNCQKSTSWREAWK from the exons ATGTTGTTTTCTACCGTAACTCGGCAATCTTCGGATGCCGATTTCAG gGATGCGTATGGATTTGCTGTGAGGCCTCAGCATGTTCAAAGATACCGAGAATATGCTAATATCTACAGG GAAGAAGAGGAGGAAAGATCAGGTAGGTGGAATGATTTCTTGGAACGCCAAGCAGATTATGCTCAATTGCTTACCAATGAGATGCCCTCGGAGGGAAGAAAGGAGGTCTCGCACATTGAAGTTGCAGAGGATGGGAATAATGAAGCACGAAAGGGAGTTGAAGGAGATGATTTATGCAAAAAGAAGTTGGGTTCTGATAGTCTGTCTGCAGAAAAAGAGAAGGTGCTGCCAGCACCAGAGAAAAGAGGTCGTCAAACTGCAATATGGACTGAAATTAGACCATCCCTTCGGGCCATTGAAGATATGATGAGTACTCGCGTAAAGAAAGGCCGTTTATCTGAAGAAGAGCAAGAAACCAGTCGAGCAAAGCCATTATCTCCTGCAGAAGATGCTAGATTCACTAAGGGATCATCAGAAGATGATtctgaggatgaatctttttatGCTGAGAGATCTGACCCAGTTCAGGATGCCCCTACACTTGACAGAACCGGCACTATAAGAGGTGCTGCTGCAAATGCAGCTCCTACAGAATCTTCATTTCCCTGGAAAGAAGAGTTGAAAGTTCTTGTCCGTGGTGGAGTGCCAATGGCTCTTAGGGGAGAG ATTTGGCAAGCCTTTGTTGGTGTAAGGAGACGCCGAGTAGAAAATTATTACCAGAATCTGCTTGCCAATGAAACTAACTCTGGCGATAACACCAATCAAAAGAGCAACCAGTCAGATGGTAAGGGTTCAGCCACCAGGTCTGCATGTGGGCCTGAGAAATGGAAGGGGCAGATTGAGAAG GATTTGCCACGAACGTTCCCTGGTCACCCTGCTCTGGATGATGATGGTAGAAATGCTTTGCGACGTTTACTTACAGCCTATGCTCGACATAACCCCTCTGTTGGATACTGTCAG GCCATGAATTTCTTTGCTGCCTTTTTACTCCTCTTGATGCCTGAAGAAAATGCGTTCTG GACTTTGAAGGGTATTATTGATGAGTATTTTGATGGCTATTTCTCGGAGGAAATGATTGAGTCTCAG GTTGACCAACTTGTTTTTGAAGAGTTGGTGCGTGAGAGATTTCCAAAACTTG TCAGTCATCTAGATCACCTGGGAGTACAAGTGGCATGGGTTACTGGACCATGGTTCCTTTCCATTTTTATGAACATGCTTCCATGGGAAAGCG TGCTTCGAGTCTGGGATGTGTTCCTATTTGAAGGAAATCGTGTTATGCTGTTTAGGACAGCACTTGCTCTTATAGAGTTTTACG GCCCTGAATTACTTACAACTAAGGATGCGGGAGATGCAGTTACTTTACTACAATCATTAGCTAGCTCAACATTTGACAGCAGTCAACTCGTATTGTCAGCTTGTATGGGTTACGAAAATGTAAATGAACAAGTATTACTTGAGTTAAGGGAGAAGCACCGGTCAGTTGTAAAAGCTGCAGTTGATGAAAGATTAAGGGGGCTTCAAATTTGGAGGGAATCACAGGGCCGGGCATCTAAGCTATATGGTTTTAAGCAAGATTCTAAGTCAGCGCTTAGGAAAACAAATAAGACAGGAGAATTGGTTGATTCAAAAACTAATGGAGATCTTTCACGTTCCAAGTCCGAATCAATGAATGCGGATGAAAATCTTCTTTGTCTGACAAGAGATGCTAAGTCGGATTCTGTTCCAGATCTTCAACAGCAG GTTGTAGGGTTAAAGGTCGAGTTGTGCAGGTTGCTGGAAGAGAAAAGATCAGCTGTTCTCag ATCTGATGAACTGGAGACAGCATTGATGGAAATGGTTAAGCAGGACAATCGACGCCAATTATGTGCTAGG GTAGAGCAATTAGAGCAAGAAGTTGGTGAGCTTCGTAAGGCACTGTTTGAGAAGACTGAACAAGAAACTGCAATGCTTCAG ATCCTAATGCAATTTGAGCAAGATCAAAAGGAAACAGAAGATGCTTGTAGATTTGCCGAACAAAATGCAGCTGCACAGAGATATTCTGTTGAAGTGCTTCAG GAAAAGTATGAAAAGGCCATTGCTGCGCTTGCTGAAATGGAGAAAAGAGCGGTAATGGCAGAATCAATGGTGGAAGCTACCTTACATTACCATTCTGGACAAAATAAAGCTCAGCCATCTCTTTCTCCACG ATCACCCCAGCCAAATTCACCACCACGCAACAATCAAGAGGTACAACAAGAGAATCCCGCCAGCAAGCTTAATTTACTTGCTCGACCATTTGTACTTGGCTGGCGCGACAGAATCAAG GGAAAGATCAGTAATGCTTATCGACCAAATGATGGGAAGTCCTCTAGTGAAGATCAGAATACTGCAACACAGCAGGAAACAAACACTAAGGAAAACACCGCCGAGAATACAGATGACAAGGAAGCAAATGGCAACGAAGCTCATG